In Paludibaculum fermentans, the genomic stretch TGGAGTCATCGGCTACCAGCGCATGGACCAGACGGTGAAGGGCAGCGACTACGGCAAGGACTTTTCGACCACGCTGGGCATCCCCGGCCTGGGCGGACCTGAATTGGCCCAGAAGGGCTTCCCGAACGTGTCGATCAGCGGCTACCAGGGATTCGGCGTGCCGAACTGGATGCCGGCGTTCCGTACCGAAGAGTCCTACACGATGAGCCACAACCTCACGTGGACGAAGGGTGCGCACATCTTCCGGTTTGGCTTTGACGGCGTGAACCACCGCATGACCCACTACCAGCCTGAACTGGGTGCGGGTCCGCGCGGCTCGTTCTCCTTCAACGGCGGACCGACGGCCATCGCCGGCGGTGCGAGTCCGGACAATTTCAACGCTTACGCGGAGTTCCTGCTGGGCGCGACGGACAACATCCAGAAGAGCCTGCAGTACATCCTGATGACCCCGCGCGAATGGCAGTTCGGCTGGTTTGCGCAGGACCGCTGGCAGATCAACCAGAAGCTGACGCTTTCCCTGGGCTTGCGTTATGAGCTCTATCCGCTGATGACCCGCGCGCATGACAAGGGTATCGAGCGGCTGGATCCCGCGACCAACCTCGTGTACCTGGGTGGTCGCGGCGGCGTCCCGAACGACGTCGGCGTCACCGTCAGCCATAAGCTGTTTGCCCCGAAGGTCGGCCTGGCCTACCGCCTGGACGACAAGACCGTGATCCGCACCGGCTACGGCATCAACTTCGATCCGCTGCCGTTCTCGCGGCCGTTGCGCGGCTTCTATCCGCTGACGGTCAACTTCAACTTCCAGGCTCCCAACGGATACGCCTCGGCCGGCACCCTGGCCAGCGGCGTTCCGCCGGTGGTCGGCCCGGATCTCTCCACCGGCATCGTCACGCTGCCTGGAGTCGCCGACATGCGCAGCCCGTATGCCGGACAGATCCACCGCGGCTACACGCAGAGCTGGAACTTCACCATCGAGCGCAAACTGCCGCAGGATGCGATCGCTTCCGTGGCCTATGTCGGCACGGAGAGCACGCACATGCTGGCCGATTACGACATCAACTCGGGCGTCCCCGGCGGCGGCCAGGCCAGCCAGCCTTACTACCAGTTGTTCGGACGCACCGCCGCCACTAATATGTGGGACGGCTACCTGAGCGCCAACTATCATTCACTGCAGACCAGCCTGAGAAAGCAGTTCTCGAAGGGCCTGATGCTGCAGGGCGCCTACACGTGGTCAAAGGCCATCAACATGACCGACGACGACGGCTGGGCCTCAGTGGGTTGGAACTACGCTCCGGTCTTCCGGCGCAATCGCGCCGTGGCCGGCTATGACCGCACGCACGTCCTCCAGATGGGCTGGGTCTACGAACTGCCGGTGGGCAAGGGCAAGCAGTTCGCCAGCACGGGCCTGATCTCGCAGATCATCGGCGGCTGGGCAGTGAATGGTGTGATGTCCGCCTACACGGGCACGCCGTTCACGGTGGGCGCGTCGGGCAGCTCGCTCAACGCTCCCAACAACACACAGACTGCGAACCAGATCAACACCACCGTGGCGTATCCGCATGGAATCGGACCGGGCGCGACTTGGTTTGACGTCACCGCCTTCGCTCCTGTCACCGCGGCAGCCGCCTTCGGCACTTCCGGCCGAAACCTGCTGCGCAACCCGGGTGTGTGGAACACCGACCTGATGATCAACCGCAAGTTCCAGATCACAGAGCGGATCAACACGGACTTCCGTGCTGAGTTCTACAACCTGCCGAATACTTCGCACTTCAATGGACCGGGCACCAGCGTCAGCAGCCCGGCTTCGTTTGGTGTGATCTCCAGTTCGTTCGGCGAACGCCAGATCCGGTTCGGGCTCCGGCTCGGCTTCTAGATCGCGTTCGCAGCCTGAACAGCCCGCGCGGCCACCTGAACCCCCTGCTCCGCGCGGGCTTATTTCTCCGGAAAGCGCCGGCCAAGACGGAACCACCGTCGGCCGGCGCTTTTGTTTTGCCGGGCAACAGATTCTCCCCACGCCGGGCCGCGGCTCCACTATCCTGGTTCAGATCAGCTATGCACATGAGTACACGCCCTGCCTGGTTCTGGTGCCTGTTCTGCGCCGTTACGATGTCGTTGGGTTGGGGTCTGCGGGGATCCATCGGCGGAGGGTCCCTGGGGGCCATGATCCCTGGCGCCATGATCGGGCTGGCGCTGTGTTTCTTCCTGGGCCGGGAGCGGGATGCGGGCCTGATCGCCGCCCTGGGCGCGGTGGGAGTCGGTTTCGGCGGGCAGGAGACCTACGGGCAGACGGTGGGGCTCAGCCAGCATCCGGAGACGTTCTGGTGGGCGATCCTCGGCTTCGGATTGAAGGGTGCGGCCTGGGGCCTGCTGGGCGGGGCATTCCTGGGAATGGCATTGGACCGTGACAAACTGCCGAACCGGCGGATGCTGATCGGGCTGGCGGCGATGGTGCTGGGGACCTGGGCCGGCTGGGCCTGGATCGACCATCCCAAGCTGATGTACTTCTCGAACCGCCTGGAAAAGCCGCGCGAAGAGATGTGGGCGGGGCTCTGGGTGGGCGGGCTGTGCCTGCTGGCCGTGCTGCGTGCCCGTGTGCCGGCATGGTTCGCCTTCGTCGGCTGCATTGGCGGAGGCATCGGGTTCGCCTTCGGTGCCTCGCTGCAACCCTGGGGCAAGGGCATCTGGCGGGAGATGCCATTGGGCTGGTGGAAAGCGATGGAGCTCTCGTTCGGAGCGATCCTGGGGGCGTCGTACGCCTGGTGTGCGTGGCGCCTGCGGAAGGATCTGATGCAGGAGGGTTCGCAACCGGAGCCGGCGGCGCCAGTGTGGGCGGCGATCCTGAGCGCGGCCATTGCCATTGGATTGGCGATCTATGCCGGCGAAGAGCTGAAGGTCCGCTTCAGCTATACCGTAGCCGGAGCCGTGCTGGCGGCCTTGATCCTGTTCTCAAGGACGCTGGCGTGGCAGACCGCGATCACGACGACCTACGCTGCCTTCACGTGGGACCTGCGCGATCACCTGAAATGGGCTCCGCAGGAAGCGATCTGGGCGTTTCTGGTGATCACGACAATCATTGTGGCTGTGTTGGTGGCACGCTACGCCCGGGCCCGGACGATGTTCCTGCTGCTCACCTGGACGGCCATCGCAAACTCGTTCCGCTATCTGCAGCCGCCGCTGCGGCCGGAACCGATGACGATGATCCCGCTGTTTGTCGTCTTCGCGATCCTGATCTCCTGGATGAGGGCGGAGCCCCAACCTGAGCCACGCTCGGCCTGATCTCTGTATACGGTGGAAACCAATATGCTTTCTCGAATTTCGACCTACTTCCCCGCCCTGCTGTTGTCGTTGCTGCCGGCTATTGGCGCCGAGACGCCACCGCGGATTGAAGACATCAAGGGCAAGACGATCCTGCTCTTCACTCCGCATCCGGACGACGACGCGTTCTGCTGCGGCGGCACGCTGGCGCTGCTGGCGAAGAATGGCAACACGATCCGGATCGTGATCTACACCAACGATGACAAAGGTTCGTACGATCTGGAGATGACGGGCGAGCGGCTGGCTCGCATCCGGAAGGCGGAAGAGGAAGAGGGCAACCGCATCCTGGGGATCCCCAAGGAGAACCTGCTGTGGCTTGGCCACCACGACGGGCTGCTGGAGTATGTCGACAGCCGCCGCCTGGTGGAGCAGGCCACGGAGGTGATCCGGCGCTACCGGCCCGACATTGTGATGACGGTGGATCCGGGCTCCGATTACGTCCGCTGGCACAAGACCGACCATCGGATGGCGGCCATGAATACGCTGGATGCGATCCGCGCGGCGGAGTTCCACCTGTACTTTCCGAACCAGCGGCTGCAGCTGGGCTTGGAGCCCTGGAAGGTGCCGGCCATGATGTTCTTCTACGTCACCGAGAAGGACGCCAACATGTGGGTGAACATCGATCCGGTGAAGCAGCAGAAGGAAGCAGCGGGCCTGGCGCACGTCAGCCAGTGGGAGCCGGCGATGCACAAGTACCGGCCGGATTGGACGCCCGAGGACAAGGAGAAGGCGCGCGCCGAGTTGCACACGATCATCCTGAAGAAGGGCGGCCACTGGATGGAGGCGTTCCGCTGGGCGACGGAGTTCAATCAGTACTGATTGCGGTGCCAGCAAACGGCTCGCGCTGAGGCCCACGCCTGTTTCGAGCGATGACTTACTGGGCTACGGGCGGACCGCGCCGTAGTCCGCATCCAGCTTTAGGGTCTCACCGGGCTTGAGCGTCTTCTCCGGCGACCAGAGCAGGAATTGCGCCCCGGCGCGCGATTTGGCGGTCCAGCTCAGATAGGTCCGGCCCACCTGCTCGTCCTGAAAACGAACGAAGAGCGGCTGTCCTCCGCCCTGCAGCAGTTTCCATTCGCGGCTTGGTTTTTCCCCGCCGTTCCAGGTGTACTTGTCGGTGGGCTCGTGGTTGGGCGTGATGAATGCCTGCTCCACACGCTGGCCATTGATCCGGGTGAACGACATGGAGGCCTTGTCGATGTCGCCTGGGGTGTACTCGGCTCGCACCTGCAGCGCGGCAGACACCGGCGTCTGACCGGCGTTCTCCACGACGGTCGATGTGTGAAGGCCGGCGGCGTTCAGCTCGAAGATACGGCGGATGCGCAGGCCGTTCGCACACTGGCCCAGCAGGACCAGGCGTTCCGAGGACTGAGTGTCCACATTCCAGGTCACATCGAGCGCTTTGGCGTAGTAGTCGGTGTGAACGCTGGCTACCTGGCCGCCGACGAAGGGATAGGCGCCCTCGCCCGGCGGGAAGCGGCGCATGGTGTCGCGGCCGGTCGACTTGTCGATCAGCCGCACTACCCGCGCGTTGAGCTCCGGCACGACGTCCGCGCGCCATTGCCCGTTCTCGATGGTGAACAGGGGCACGGAGGTCATCTCGTTGTAGCGTTTCTCATCGCGCGCCAGCTCCTGTCCTTCGTGGATGCTCTGGATCCCGAAGGTGCGCATGCGGGCGATCAGGTCCAAGGCACGCGGCTTCAGGCTCGCCAGATCGGCCGGTCCCCATTGCGAGCCATGCACGTCGAACTCTGTGTCGCGCAGGACACCGTAGTATTCCAGCGGCAACTTTGCTTTCCGGACGCGGCGCAGGGTGGCGTCATCGCCGGCCGCCGCTTCCGCTTTCGCGAAGAGTTCGGCGGCCTTCGACCGGAAGCCGGCCGAGTAGTCGGGCACATTGAAAATCCAGAGATGCCGGCCACCCGGGCCGCGCACTTCGCCGTGCAGCAGGTCAAAGTAGGCGCGCATCGGTCCAGCCGCCGGGCCATACACACCCTCCAAAAACTCCTGGACGGCCTGCTCAACTTTGGTTGAGGCGTCCCACAACTGCCGGGCGATGACGTAAGCCCGCAGCTCTGACGCTTCCCCACCGCCGCCCGCGGCATACGCGCCCTGCATGAACAGGCCCACCACACCATGCTGCTTGTAGAGCGGGATGTCCGCTGCCAGTTCGTCGAAGTCGGGAAATGGCATCGGATAGTGCGAGAAGTTCGTATTGTAGTGCCAGATGTAGAGCTGATTGGTGATCTTCGACCAAGCCTGCAGATTCTTGTAGAAATAGGCGCTGCGCGGGCATTGCCCGAAGCTGTGCGACACACAGATGCCGATGGGGCAGAGGCGGATGCGGACGTTCTTTACCGGCCGGACCCTCAGCGGCGGATTCTCGGTGTACCAGTAAGCCAGCGTATCGATCAGCTTGTCCGGGTGCCGCTGGCCGATCGACTCCGCGACAGCGTTGACGAAGCGCAGTAGCGGGCCGGAGTGCTGGCCGCCTTCCTCCATTTCCACGCGCCGGCATCTGTCGCACTCGCACCAGCCTTCCCAGTCGTTTTGTGACACGGAAAAGATGGTGGCATCAGGATGTTCCTTGATCCAGGCCTCGACGCGCGCAATCACAACGCGGAGGACGTCCGGATTCGTCAGGCAGAGTTGGCCACGTTCCGTGCGGCGCTTGCCGTCGATGAGCGAGAAGTATTCGGGGTGCTCAGGGAAGTACTCCTTGGGCGGCACCAGTTCGTAGAAGGAGTGAACGAACGGGTAGTACTGCAGCTTGCCGCCGGTGGAGGCGTCGAGCTGCGCATGGTTGCCGTTGGTGCGGTTTCGAGCGGCCCAGTCCTTGTCCCAGGCCTCAAAGAAGAACGGCTCGCGGTACTCGAAGGCAGGTTTGTGGATCTCCGGCTGAGCGTAGCGGGTGACCGCAATCGTCGGGAGCTTGGGGATGCGGCTCACCTCGCGGGTAAACCAGCGGCAGCCGAGTTGATCTAGAAACGTATAGACACCGTACATCGTGCCGCGCTGCCGTCCTCCGGCGATGACCAGGTGGTTGCCCGAAGCTTGGAGAACGAAGCCTTCCGGCCCCAGTTTGTCGAACGGCACCTGCAGCTTCTGCTGCCGCAAGGCCGCGCTGTCGCCCACCAGCACCATCGGTCCGCGCACGGGCTTGTCGTCAGCGGAAACCGGGAGCCGCGCGCCGGACATCTCCTCGACAAACCGCTGCAGCTCCTGTGCGGCCCGCTGCTCGGAGGGCGAGGCCTGCGCCGAGACCACGATCGTATACTTCGACGCGCCTTTGTCGACCAGGGTGAGCGCCTGCGCCGCCGAGAGCGCAAGCAGGAATACCACGAACCTCTTCACAGCCGGAGCCTCCCCAACATCTGATAGATCCACACCAGCGCCGTATTCATGAGTTGCTCGCCGGCGCCTACAGCTACAGGCGACACCGTCGGATCGGCTCCATAGCCGCCCTCAGCCACCGCTTCAATGGTGGGGAAGTACTGGTGGTAGCCGTTGCAATAGCCGAAGAAAAACAACTGCTTCACGCGGGCCCGCTCTTTCAAACGGATGGCGTGATTCGAGAAGAACTCGCCGCTGGCACCCACCAGCGCGATGTCGCCATTCAGCAGCGCCACGGTGAGGCGGGGCTGAACACCGCCGACGTACTCGTCTTCAAAGTTCGTGATCAGCTCGGGGAAGAATGCTTTGGCGTACATCCCGTGAACCATGGGGTTCGAGAGATCCACGCGCGCCTTGAAGGGGAAGCGTTCTTCCTTCAGGATCAGGGCAGGCTTCTCCACGTCCTTGGCCTGCAGGCCCTGGGCCAGCTTCCAGACCTCCGCGCCGATCGCCTCGCCGTACTCCTTGTAGCCGCCCTTCTCCCGGTTGACCGACTGGTCGCCGGAGGCGCCCTGCATGAACATCACGGGTGCGCCGGCTTGCGCGCCGACCCAGTTCTTCATCTGGCCTACCCAATCGGCCGAGAACTTCATCGTTTTGTCGGGCAGGGTCGTGGGATGGGCGGCAAAGTTCGCCAGGATCACAATGGGTTTGCCATCCAACCCGTCGACGCGAAGCACCGCCAGTTCCCGGTCGCTGGGCTTGGGTTCCAGCTTCGTGTGGCGGTTCACATTGAACCCGGGCAATTGCACGGAGCCCGTGGCCATCCGCGCCGGAGCCAGCTTGGAATTCGCTTCGACAATGGCGTCGACCACGGCCTCTTCCATCTGCGCATAGTAGCGAATTGCCGCGTCGAACTTACCCTTGCCGCGGCCCTCCTTGTCCGTCAACTCCAGCACCGGTCCGTGATGCGTATGCGAGCCGGCGATGAACGAGTTCTCGATGCCGGTCTGCTCCTTCACGCGCTGGCGGATGCGCTGCAGCGAACCTTCCGCCGGAGCCCGGCCCAGATCCATGCCCACAATCGCCAGCTTCTGGCCGCCAGTCTGGAGAACCAGCGCCACGGCGTACAGCGGGTCCATGACGCCTTCGGAGAGCATGTCGTGGCGGGAGCCATAGCCCCACATCGGGACGGGCTCCTTGGGCGTAATCTCGCGGCGGGCGGTGCCGGCCTGGAAGAGTTGCCCGCATAGGGTCAGCGGCAGGAGAAAGAGGAGATAGCGCATGGAGGATTCGAGGTACCGCTATCCAGTGTATGCGCGACGACGGTCGCAGCGGTTCAGGGGAGGCTAGTAACGGGCGCGGCCGGCCGCATACAGCCGGCGAGTCAGATACTCGACGAACCGCTTGGTGGGATTGAAGCCGACGATGGACTCCGCGTTCACCACGAAGTTGGAGAGCGCGTTGAGGTCATAGAACACGGGATCGCCGCTGCGGTGATCCACCATATACTCGACGCCGCAGACATCCATCTTGCCGAGCCGGGCCACAGCCAGGGCGGTCACGGCCGCCTCTGGTAAAGGCTCGCAGCGGGTGAAGACGGGCTTCGCCGCCGACTGGCAGACATCAGCCGGGCACAGGTTGAACCCCTGCCCCTCGCGTTGGATCCGCACGCAGTAGAGAACCTCGCCGTCCAGCACTTCAATGCGATAGCAACTGCCGTCGCGGGTGGGGATGAACTCCTGCACCAGCGCGGTGTGATCGCAGCCAAAGGTGAACTCGCCTGTCGCCAGGTCCCGTTCGGAATCGACGCGCCGGATCCCGCCGCCCGCTCCGCCGCAGTTCGGCTTCACCAGCAGCGGGTATGTCAGCCCCTCGGCCGCCTTGGGCAGCAAGGAAGGGTGATTGACGGCCCGCGTTCGCGGCGTCCGTGCGCCGCAACGGCGAAACAGGTCGTGCTGGCGGATCTTCGATACTTCGTACTCGTACGCCTGGGCGCCATTCACCAGAGCCACCCGGCGCGCCTCCAGGTGCGTGAGGAAATCGCGTACCGCAAACTGCCCGTGCCCATGACCGCGAAAGGCGGCCGACGGGCTCATGCGGTTCAGGACCAGGTCAGGAAATTCCTGCTCGTCGAGGTCGAAGACCAGCTCATCCGCGCGCCATTCCTCATAGGGAACGCCCTGCTTGGACAGCTCCGCAAACAGCGGACGGAACCACTCAGGGTGTTCGTAAAGGATGGCTAGGCGCGCAGGCATCAGGCTGAAATGGATTTCCAGTCCTCGGGCATGGTGCCCTCGGTCAGGAGCTCTCCCTTGTCAATGTACCGAACCTTGGAGGCATAATGCGCGGCGTGCGGATCGTGCGTCACCATGACGATGGTCTTTCCGTGCTCTTTGTTGAGCGTGGAGAGCAGCGACAGGACCTCGGAAGCGGACTTGGAATCGAGGTTGCCGGTGGGCTCGTCGCACAGCAGGATGTCCGGATCCGTCACAATCGCGCGGGCGATGGCGACACGCTGCTCCTGGCCGCCGGAGAGCTGCCGTGGATAGTGGCCCAGGCGATCGCCGAGGCCCACCAGCTTCAATGCCGTGGTGGCGTGCGCCAGCCGCTCCGCCTTCTTCAGGTGTGTGAGCTTCAGGGGCAGCTCGACATTCTCCAGCGCCGTCAGCACGGGGATCAGGTTGAAGCTCTGGAAGACGAACCCGACGTGGCGGTTGCGCCAGCGGGCGATGTCGCCGTCGGACAGGGTATTCAGCTTGGATCCGAGAACTTCGATCTCACCGCTGGTGGGCCGGTCCATCGCTGCCGCCAGGTGCAACAGGGTGGACTTACCCGAGCCCGACGGACCCATCAGCGCGACAAACTCGCCACGGTGGATTTCGATATCAGCATCCCGGAGGGCCACGACATGAAACTCGTCGCGGACGTATTCCTTCGTCAGCTTGCGGGTTTTGATGACAACTTCACTCATGGCTCAACTCCTTCACTTCTTCCTTTGGACTTTCATGCCGTCTTTCAGTTCGGCGGGCGGATCGACCACCAGGTCCTCCCCACCGATCAGCCCGTCTTCCACGCGCAGGCCCTGCTGCGTATTGCCGCTGGTCTTGATCGCGCGATCGACCACCTTCTCGCCCACCACAATGAACACGTGGTCGTTCCGGACGGTCGACGGCGGAATGAAGACCACCGGTTTGCCGGCTGTAGCCGGCGCGGCCGACGCTTGCGGCTTCTCATCGGAGAGGAACGCCACGGAAGCGTTCATCTCCGGCCGCAGAAACTCATCCGGGTTCAGGACTTTGACCTTCACCTGTACAGTCGCCTTCTGCCGGTTCGCCTCAGGCGAGATCTCGTCGATGCGGCCCTCCCACTTTTTGTCAGGATAGGCGTCCACCGTGATCACGCCGTTTTGCCGCGAACCCAGCTTGTTGAAATCGTTCTGCGAAATGTCGAGCTCCACCCGAAGATCATTCAAGTCCGCCAGTGACACCACGAAACCCTTGGCTCCGCGATCTCCGACAAAGCTGGTGGTGACGAACTCGCCGCGCTCGACCACGCGTTCCAGAATCGTACCCGTCACAGGGGCCCGGATGATCGTGTTGTTCAACTGCGTCTGCATGAACGCCACCACGCCCTTGGCCTGCTCGATCTGGCCCTTCACCGCGTCGATCTGTTCCTTGCGAGGTCCGATGTGCACCAGTTCATAGTTCTTCTGGAGCGAGTTCACGCGGGCTACCGCCGAGTCGTAGCGCGCCACGGCGTCATCCAGGCTCGACTTCGACATCACGCCTTCGCTCTGCAACTGCCTCGTCCGCGCTAGCGTGATGCGGGCGTTCTCCTGGTCGGCCTTGCCCTGCTCCACATTGGCCCTGGCCGCGGCAACCTCTTCCGGCCGCGAGCCATTCTGCAACTCATCCAGCCGGGCCTGGAGGTTCATCAATTGCCCCGAAGCCTGCTGGAGCTGGGCCTTGTACTCGTCGTCCTCGAGACGAACGATAATCTGCCCTTCCTTGACGCGGTCGCCCTTCTCCACGCCAATCCAGGCCACTTTGCCGACAACCTTCGAGGCCACCTGGATTTTATGCGCGGCAATGATGTAGCCAGTCGCATTCAAGATGACCGCCTGATTGGAGCCGCCGCCCGTCTGCTGCGACTGCGCCCGCGCGGTGGTCACCTCCAGCGCGGAGTTCATGTTTTTGTACACGGTGGCGCCGCCGCCCAGCAGGACCAGTAGCGCGATGCCGATGAGGATCCAC encodes the following:
- a CDS encoding neutral/alkaline non-lysosomal ceramidase N-terminal domain-containing protein encodes the protein MRYLLFLLPLTLCGQLFQAGTARREITPKEPVPMWGYGSRHDMLSEGVMDPLYAVALVLQTGGQKLAIVGMDLGRAPAEGSLQRIRQRVKEQTGIENSFIAGSHTHHGPVLELTDKEGRGKGKFDAAIRYYAQMEEAVVDAIVEANSKLAPARMATGSVQLPGFNVNRHTKLEPKPSDRELAVLRVDGLDGKPIVILANFAAHPTTLPDKTMKFSADWVGQMKNWVGAQAGAPVMFMQGASGDQSVNREKGGYKEYGEAIGAEVWKLAQGLQAKDVEKPALILKEERFPFKARVDLSNPMVHGMYAKAFFPELITNFEDEYVGGVQPRLTVALLNGDIALVGASGEFFSNHAIRLKERARVKQLFFFGYCNGYHQYFPTIEAVAEGGYGADPTVSPVAVGAGEQLMNTALVWIYQMLGRLRL
- a CDS encoding PIG-L deacetylase family protein — encoded protein: MLSRISTYFPALLLSLLPAIGAETPPRIEDIKGKTILLFTPHPDDDAFCCGGTLALLAKNGNTIRIVIYTNDDKGSYDLEMTGERLARIRKAEEEEGNRILGIPKENLLWLGHHDGLLEYVDSRRLVEQATEVIRRYRPDIVMTVDPGSDYVRWHKTDHRMAAMNTLDAIRAAEFHLYFPNQRLQLGLEPWKVPAMMFFYVTEKDANMWVNIDPVKQQKEAAGLAHVSQWEPAMHKYRPDWTPEDKEKARAELHTIILKKGGHWMEAFRWATEFNQY
- a CDS encoding ATP-grasp domain-containing protein, giving the protein MPARLAILYEHPEWFRPLFAELSKQGVPYEEWRADELVFDLDEQEFPDLVLNRMSPSAAFRGHGHGQFAVRDFLTHLEARRVALVNGAQAYEYEVSKIRQHDLFRRCGARTPRTRAVNHPSLLPKAAEGLTYPLLVKPNCGGAGGGIRRVDSERDLATGEFTFGCDHTALVQEFIPTRDGSCYRIEVLDGEVLYCVRIQREGQGFNLCPADVCQSAAKPVFTRCEPLPEAAVTALAVARLGKMDVCGVEYMVDHRSGDPVFYDLNALSNFVVNAESIVGFNPTKRFVEYLTRRLYAAGRARY
- a CDS encoding DUF4838 domain-containing protein produces the protein MKRFVVFLLALSAAQALTLVDKGASKYTIVVSAQASPSEQRAAQELQRFVEEMSGARLPVSADDKPVRGPMVLVGDSAALRQQKLQVPFDKLGPEGFVLQASGNHLVIAGGRQRGTMYGVYTFLDQLGCRWFTREVSRIPKLPTIAVTRYAQPEIHKPAFEYREPFFFEAWDKDWAARNRTNGNHAQLDASTGGKLQYYPFVHSFYELVPPKEYFPEHPEYFSLIDGKRRTERGQLCLTNPDVLRVVIARVEAWIKEHPDATIFSVSQNDWEGWCECDRCRRVEMEEGGQHSGPLLRFVNAVAESIGQRHPDKLIDTLAYWYTENPPLRVRPVKNVRIRLCPIGICVSHSFGQCPRSAYFYKNLQAWSKITNQLYIWHYNTNFSHYPMPFPDFDELAADIPLYKQHGVVGLFMQGAYAAGGGGEASELRAYVIARQLWDASTKVEQAVQEFLEGVYGPAAGPMRAYFDLLHGEVRGPGGRHLWIFNVPDYSAGFRSKAAELFAKAEAAAGDDATLRRVRKAKLPLEYYGVLRDTEFDVHGSQWGPADLASLKPRALDLIARMRTFGIQSIHEGQELARDEKRYNEMTSVPLFTIENGQWRADVVPELNARVVRLIDKSTGRDTMRRFPPGEGAYPFVGGQVASVHTDYYAKALDVTWNVDTQSSERLVLLGQCANGLRIRRIFELNAAGLHTSTVVENAGQTPVSAALQVRAEYTPGDIDKASMSFTRINGQRVEQAFITPNHEPTDKYTWNGGEKPSREWKLLQGGGQPLFVRFQDEQVGRTYLSWTAKSRAGAQFLLWSPEKTLKPGETLKLDADYGAVRP
- a CDS encoding efflux RND transporter periplasmic adaptor subunit, with the translated sequence MDSEIKSLRIDRSAETHSGGPRGATRWILIGIALLVLLGGGATVYKNMNSALEVTTARAQSQQTGGGSNQAVILNATGYIIAAHKIQVASKVVGKVAWIGVEKGDRVKEGQIIVRLEDDEYKAQLQQASGQLMNLQARLDELQNGSRPEEVAAARANVEQGKADQENARITLARTRQLQSEGVMSKSSLDDAVARYDSAVARVNSLQKNYELVHIGPRKEQIDAVKGQIEQAKGVVAFMQTQLNNTIIRAPVTGTILERVVERGEFVTTSFVGDRGAKGFVVSLADLNDLRVELDISQNDFNKLGSRQNGVITVDAYPDKKWEGRIDEISPEANRQKATVQVKVKVLNPDEFLRPEMNASVAFLSDEKPQASAAPATAGKPVVFIPPSTVRNDHVFIVVGEKVVDRAIKTSGNTQQGLRVEDGLIGGEDLVVDPPAELKDGMKVQRKK
- a CDS encoding TonB-dependent receptor; this encodes MCILFAVSPFTADGQVLYGSVVGLVQDSSSAAMPGASVTLTNKGTSQVYETKSDEGGRFTVANIVPGSYDLKISAQGFRPYTRTDVAVTANTITRSDVTMEVGSTTEQITVEASATALQTDKADTHTELNSKQVSSLPLTGYRNYQSLINLVPGATPSSLQNSVTDTPGRSLRTNINGTNANNNMTRIDGASSVNLWLPHHTGYVMPAEMVDTVNVTTSAGDAEQGMAGGASITLITKSGTNQFHGSAFEYHDDQHLKARNYFQAAGIDKPLSIYNNYGGTIGGPIKKNKLFFFYSFDGTRQRQGAVGTYSVPTADIRNGNFSAIGTTIYDPATGKADGSGRTPFAGNIIPANRISPIANLIQAYYPSPTASGALNNWFGSQVPLFNRDYNDAKINWTRNEKHQIFGHYGIMKALSGGQGLFGDGIGPSPGSDPGTGDTRVMNMSIGHTYTFSPTLLLDGVIGYQRMDQTVKGSDYGKDFSTTLGIPGLGGPELAQKGFPNVSISGYQGFGVPNWMPAFRTEESYTMSHNLTWTKGAHIFRFGFDGVNHRMTHYQPELGAGPRGSFSFNGGPTAIAGGASPDNFNAYAEFLLGATDNIQKSLQYILMTPREWQFGWFAQDRWQINQKLTLSLGLRYELYPLMTRAHDKGIERLDPATNLVYLGGRGGVPNDVGVTVSHKLFAPKVGLAYRLDDKTVIRTGYGINFDPLPFSRPLRGFYPLTVNFNFQAPNGYASAGTLASGVPPVVGPDLSTGIVTLPGVADMRSPYAGQIHRGYTQSWNFTIERKLPQDAIASVAYVGTESTHMLADYDINSGVPGGGQASQPYYQLFGRTAATNMWDGYLSANYHSLQTSLRKQFSKGLMLQGAYTWSKAINMTDDDGWASVGWNYAPVFRRNRAVAGYDRTHVLQMGWVYELPVGKGKQFASTGLISQIIGGWAVNGVMSAYTGTPFTVGASGSSLNAPNNTQTANQINTTVAYPHGIGPGATWFDVTAFAPVTAAAAFGTSGRNLLRNPGVWNTDLMINRKFQITERINTDFRAEFYNLPNTSHFNGPGTSVSSPASFGVISSSFGERQIRFGLRLGF
- a CDS encoding ABC transporter ATP-binding protein, which codes for MSEVVIKTRKLTKEYVRDEFHVVALRDADIEIHRGEFVALMGPSGSGKSTLLHLAAAMDRPTSGEIEVLGSKLNTLSDGDIARWRNRHVGFVFQSFNLIPVLTALENVELPLKLTHLKKAERLAHATTALKLVGLGDRLGHYPRQLSGGQEQRVAIARAIVTDPDILLCDEPTGNLDSKSASEVLSLLSTLNKEHGKTIVMVTHDPHAAHYASKVRYIDKGELLTEGTMPEDWKSISA